A DNA window from Trypanosoma brucei brucei TREU927 chromosome 11 chr11_scaffold01 genomic scaffold, whole genome shotgun sequence contains the following coding sequences:
- a CDS encoding endosomal integral membrane protein, putative produces the protein MGKQGNVGNIRPASNNVRTSLPLLLAVLLPICLVRAGEDTNTYKADERVRVYAGQIGPLHNTFETYSFFRTPGCPPASWSRRSSTLGQALTGRQLQEMGVNVRFGKNVTGGVMCTFTPKQADIKRWRKMIQKKYVYELYVDELPIWVLLGEVTPAGPVIYLHRRFHIETNKNQIVHVTLEAEQGTVLTQGRDYTFTYSVIFTESQLSFEDRFKKYVDQKLFEPRFRWISVINSVILALLLSIINIFIVSRAIHADLKGDEDELGIDSSYGLVEGSGWKQLSADVYRVPPYPMALCALLGTGAQLLLVFVAMIMSAAFYNSRHKPTYGAVTVVTEAYALTGFVAGYVSASKFVSYTVYKPALASRWMHCMYLTIAAFPAAILFCGVSTNAIAYLYGSARALHVGGVAYVALILVFLFCPTVVVGTLTGRYIFWRRFNAVSNRNSLPHVNQIPRLVPRPPYRLLSRPYLILLTGALPFSSVVLELFLVFSCIWMNKLYYLYYFLLIGFTIFLVIACFTSVAATYLLLNMEDHRWQWMAFGFGASTGIFIFIHATYFYFFQTSMSGMFMLVFYFAYSALFSLAMSLAGGCVTFLAGSQFVQKIYTSVKLD, from the coding sequence ATGGGCAAGCAGGGAAATGTTGGGAACATACGTCCCGCAAGTAATAATGTGCGGACATCACTACCGCTGTTATTAGCTGTATTGCTTCCCATATGCCTTGTGCGTGCGGGTGAGGATACAAACACCTATAAAGCTGATGAGCGGGTGCGAGTGTACGCCGGTCAAATTGGGCCACTTCATAACACATTTGAGACGTATAGCTTCTTCCGCACGCCAGGGTGTCCTCCAGCGTCGTGGAGTCGGAGGTCTTCCACACTCGGTCAAGCACTTACCGGGCGGCAGCTACAGGAAATGGGGGTTAATGTACGGTTTGGTAAAAATGTGACAGGCGGTGTTATGTGCACCTTCACACCGAAACAAGCAGACATCAAGCGTTGGCGCAAAATGATTCAAAAGAAATACGTCTATGAGCTATACGTGGATGAGTTGCCCATATGGGTGCTGCTTGGTGAGGTGACTCCGGCGGGCCCTGTGATTTATCTTCATCGTAGGTTTCATATTGAGACTAACAAGAATCAGATCGTTCACGTTACGCTGGAGGCAGAGCAAGGGACAGTGTTAACGCAGGGGCGCGACTACACTTTCACATATTCTGTCATCTTTACGGAATCCCAACTATCGTTTGAGGATCGCTTCAAGAAATATGTGGACCAGAAACTATTCGAACCGCGGTTTAGGTGGATTTCGGTTATAAACTCGGTGATCCTCGCTTTGCTACTTTCCATAATTAACATATTTATCGTCTCACGCGCCATCCACGCTGACTTGAAGGGCGACGAGGATGAGCTGGGCATTGATAGTAGCTATGGCCTCGTAGAGGGTTCCGGTTGGAAACAACTCAGCGCTGACGTGTATCGCGTGCCGCCGTATCCGATGGCTCTCTGTGCACTCCTCGGCACAGGAGCCCAACTTCTCTTAGTTTTCGTGGCTATGATTATGTCAGCAGCCTTTTACAATTCGCGGCACAAACCCACGTATGGGGCGGTGACGGTGGTGACGGAGGCGTATGCCCTCACAGGGTTCGTTGCAGGATACGTTTCAGCTTCAAAGTTCGTCAGCTACACTGTATACAAACCGGCATTAGCAAGCCGGTGGATGCACTGCATGTATCTTACCATCGCCGCATTCCCTGCTGCCATTCTCTTCTGCGGTGTTTCAACCAATGCCATCGCATACCTGTACGGATCAGCTCGCGCACTTCACGTGGGCGGGGTGGCGTATGTAGCGCTTATAttggtgtttctgttttgtccCACGGTAGTTGTCGGCACCCTAACTGGAAGGTATATTTTCTGGCGTCGGTTTAACGCTGTGAGCAATCGCAACAGTTTGCCACACGTAAACCAGATCCCCCGCCTGGTGCCGAGGCCGCCCTATAGATTGTTATCACGACCGTATCTCATTCTTCTTACAGGTGCGCTGCCCTTTAGCTCTGTGGTCCTCGAGCTCTTCTTAGTGTTTAGTTGTATTTGGATGAACAAACTCTATTATTTGTATTACTTTTTACTAATCGGTTTTaccatttttcttgtcaTCGCATGTTTTACATCGGTCGCCGCCACGTATTTACTGTTGAATATGGAGGATCATCGTTGGCAATGGATGGCATTTGGGTTTGGGGCATCAACGgggatttttattttcatacaTGCCAcatacttttacttttttcagACGTCGATGAGCGGGATGTTCATGTTGGTGTTTTATTTCGCCTACTCGGCCCTATTTTCCCTCGCTATGAGTCTGGCGGGGGGCTGCGTTACATTCCTCGCCGGCTCGCAGTTTGTCCAGAAGATATACACTTCGGTGAAGCTTGATTAA
- a CDS encoding XPA-interacting protein, putative translates to MSTKPKPLVILVVGMAGTGKTTLVHRLQHYAEEKGKKTYFINLDPAVADVPYGANIDIRDTVNYKEVIKQYRLGPNGAIMTSLNLFATKFHQVIGILEKKEGLEWIVVDTPGQIEVFTWSASGQIIAESLAATWPTTLLFVADTARCASTQTFMSTMLYASSIMLKQQLPLVLLFNKTDVVSSDAAVTWMKDPNALAEAVNSGTDGSYAGSLVQSLSLFTHGFYESIPFASASAASGKGIEELEEALVVAKEQYLRDRAPRVGEREKLANEDAIAAEDMIRAYREDRKKD, encoded by the coding sequence ATGTCGACAAAGCCAAAACCTTTAGTCATTTTGGTTGTGGGAATGGCAGGCACCGGCAAGACAACGCTAGTGCACAGGCTGCAACACTACGCCGAGGAGAAAGGTAAAAAGACGTATTTCATAAATTTGGATCCGGCAGTTGCGGATGTTCCTTACGGCGCCAACATCGACATTCGTGACACAGTCAACTACAAGGAAGTTATAAAACAGTATCGACTGGGACCCAACGGTGCTATCATGACATCGTTGAACCTGTTTGCAACGAAGTTTCACCAAGTCATTGGTATTcttgaaaaaaaggaaggtcTTGAGTGGATCGTTGTGGATACGCCTGGTCAAATCGAAGTTTTCACTTGGTCAGCATCGGGGCAAATAATCGCCGAGTCCCTGGCGGCCACGTGGCCAACAACACTTTTGTTTGTCGCTGATACAGCCCGCTGCGCAAGTACACAGACATTCATGAGCACCATGCTATATGCGAGCAGCATCATGCTGAAGCAGCAGCTCCCGCTCGTCCTTCTCTTTAATAAAACGGATGTCGTTTCTTCAGATGCCGCAGTGACTTGGATGAAGGACCCGAATGCGTTGGCGGAAGCGGTTAACAGCGGTACGGATGGGAGTTACGCAGGGAGTTTAGTCCaatccctctcccttttcacGCACGGCTTCTACGAAAGCATTCCTTTTGCCAGCGCATCTGCTGCGTCAGGAAAGGGCATAGAGGAATTGGAGGAGGCCCTCGTAGTTGCGAAAGAACAGTATTTAAGGGACCGCGCGCCGCGAGTCggcgaaagagaaaagttGGCGAATGAGGACGCGATTGCCGCGGAAGATATGATTCGCGCGTACCGCGAGGACCGGAAGAAGGATTAA